The following coding sequences are from one Onychostoma macrolepis isolate SWU-2019 chromosome 24, ASM1243209v1, whole genome shotgun sequence window:
- the tfr1b gene encoding transferrin receptor 1b: protein MAGTFDQAKMKFSRIVNSRSYTRFNQSQNPDGESSHVEVKLAVDGEEEMDGTEQEHVQRDTYTRSSRSRPWNKLRILVWVGGVLAIFCVGLLIGYSVQRKSESASVSASCPPGDVIPDAENFPPNDPPSLDWSDLVALLNDKVSSKAIAEKLSTYSQNDRKAGSSVDNKLADDIYNIFTQLNMDPWVDEHYVKLQFPNSSNPNKVLFGEVEIGSPKAFLAYSETGRQEGRVVYANYGELSDLQNKEYRLNLNGSVVLMRAGKISMAQKVMNAAKMGAVAALIYPDPADYESMSSDSELYGHVHLGSGDPYTPGFPSFNHTQFPPAKSSGLPGILAQTITANMAISIFKQMGGEDAPKNFCGDFSSYKLGSESDKVTVAVNNNLADTKIHNVFGVVKGYVDPDRYVVIGAQRDSLTSGYAKSTVGTTLLLELARVFTELKKDGFRPKRSVVFASWTAGDFGNVGVTEWLEGYWSSLDRKAFTYISLDGVVTGAESFRASASPLLHTLLKKTLEKVKSPGSNSSLLQHYGHGFSSVLTPMQMNDGAYPVLAFSGIPSVSFSFVSSPDKLFLGTNLDEKQHLDRMTNNKVVELSVLAAQVAGQMALRLVHDHILKLDVTKYSNVITQHVSAIIKRVDALKNDKVDEIESLSTKWLNAAKSSYGRAAASLNIDIGNTDLDDMEMCRIINNRIMKVEHNFLSPYVSLRDVPFRHILFGNGWQTATDLEKYLGDVEENKTSLNMDEVLNKFALLTWTIQGCANDLAGDIWALDNEI from the exons ATGGCAGGAACATTTGATCAGGCCAAAATGAAATTTTCGAGAATA GTAAACAGTCGCTCGTACACCCGGTTCAATCAATCTCAGAATCCTGATGGAGAGAGCAGCCATGTGGAGGTGAAGCTTGCTGTGGATGGCGAGGAGGAAATGGATGGAACCGAACAAGAACACGTGCAACGAGACACGTACACAAGATCCAGTCGTTCTAGGCCATGGAACAAGTTGAGGATTCTGGTTTGGGTGGGTGGAGTGCTGGCCATCTTCTGTGTAG GTTTACTCATTGGATACTCTGTCCAACGCAAGTCCGAGTCTGCGTCCGTGTCTGCTTCCTGCCCTCCGGGAGATGTGATCCCTGACGCTGAAAATTTTCCACCAAATGATCCACCTTCTTTGGATTGGAGTGACCTTGTTGCACTTCTGAATGATAAAGTGTCATCTAAAGCCATTGCAGAAAAATTAAG CACGTATTCCCAGAATGACCGTAAAGCAGGATCATCTGTAGATAACAAGTTAGCTGATGATATCTATAATATTTTCACGCAACTGAATATGGACCCCTGGGTTGATGAACACTATGTGAAGCTACAGTTTCCTAACAG CTCCAATCCAAACAAAGTGTTGTTTGGTGAAGTGGAGATTGGAAGTCCAAAAGCGTTCCTGGCTTACAGTGAAACAGGACGTCAAGAG GGCAGAGTGGTGTACGCCAACTATGGTGAGCTTTCTGACCTGCAGAATAAAGAATACAGACTGAATTTAAATGGATCTGTTGTACTGATGAGAGCTGGAAAAATCAGCATGGCTCAAAAG GTTATGAATGCAGCTAAAATGGGTGCCGTGGCAGCTCTGATCTACCCAGACCCAGCTGACTATGAATCTATGTCTTCGGATTCTGAACTTTATGGTCAT GTCCACCTGGGATCAGGTGATCCTTACACCCCAGGATTCCCATCCTTTAATCACACACAATTTCCTCCTGCCAAGTCCTCTGGTCTTCCAGGAATACTTGCCCAGACAATCACTGCTAACATGGCAATCTCAATCTTTAA ACAAATGGGAGGAGAAGATGCTCCTAAAAATTTTTGTGGTGACTTCTCCAGTTACAAGTTGGGAAGTGAGAGTGACAAAGTAACAGTAGCAGTTAATAATAATCTTGCCGACACCAAGATCCATAATGTGTTTGGAGTTGTCAAAGGATACGTGGACCCTG ATCGTTACGTTGTGATTGGAGCACAGAGAGACTCCTTGACCTCGGGTTATGCCAAGTCTACAGTTGGCACTACTCTTCTGCTGGAGCTTGCAAGGGTTTTCACAGAGTTGAAGAAAG ATGGTTTCAGACCCAAAAGAAGTGTTGTGTTTGCCAGCTGGACTGCAGGGGATTTTGGAAACGTCGGAGTTACTGAATGGCTTGAG GGATACTGGTCGTCACTGGACAGAAAAGCCTTTACTTACATCAGTTTGGATGGTGTTGTTACTG GTGCAGAATCTTTTAGAGCTTCTGCCAGTCCTTTGTTGCACACCCTTCTGAAGAAGACCCTGGAAAAGGTCAAAAGTCCAGGGTCAAATTCAAGCCTTCTCCAGCATTATGGTCATGGTTTTTCATCAGT TCTGACACCCATGCAGATGAATGATGGTGCATATCCTGTCCTGGCCTTCTCTGGAATCCCATCCGTTTCTTTCAGTTTCGTCTCTTCTCCG GATAAACTGTTTTTAGGCACAAATCTGGATGAAAAGCAGCATCTGGACCGCATGACCAATAATAAAGTGGTTGAGTTGTCCGTGCTTGCTGCTCAGGTTGCTGGGCAGATGGCCCTTCGGCTCGTCCATGACCACATCCTCAAACTAGATGTTACCAAGTATTCAAATGTGATCACTCAACACGTGAGCGCCATCATCAAGCGCGTTGACGCTCTCAAAAATGACAAG GTCGATGAAATTGAGTCTTTGTCAACAAAGTGGCTGAATGCAGCAAAGAGTTCCTACGGTCGTGCCGCAGCCTCTCTAAATATTGACATAGGGAATACTGACCTGGATGACATGGAGATGTGTCGCATAATCAATAACCGCATAATGAAG GTGGAGCATAATTTTCTCTCTCCGTACGTCTCTCTGAGAGATGTCCCGTTCCGCCACATTCTCTTTGGTAATGGCTGGCAAACCGCCACAGACCTGGAAAAGTACTTGGGTGATGTAGAAGAAAATAAGACAAGCTTGAACATGGATGAGGTCCTAAACAAGTTCGCTCTACTCACCTGGACCATCCAGGGCTGTGCTAATGACCTGGCTGGAGATATCTGGGCCTTGGATAACGAGATCTAG